Proteins from one bacterium HR17 genomic window:
- the ykvP gene encoding Spore protein YkvP, whose amino-acid sequence MTILFVAPYFGPVHSSGRLWVKALRKLGHEVTVFDYRQAVIPERIYSKIRGGRRVQRLLMQFKLLQIATRRRYDLIFVLKGETIYPQTLCRIREHNKGLLINWMGDDPMNFPNIRASLGFYDIFFTIDRGWVQKVQALGYRAEHLPYGCDPEVHKKVSLSPMERKEFEADLCYVGRLDDRGTMLGKLAINSYRMKVWGYGWERTPVQSLRPYVVGSALDETGMVKAFNAARTVLNLQPTQLITGVNFKTHEIAGCGAFQLTDFKPELPEMYEPGKEIVYFRSFEELKELIDRYLRDERERRRIAEAAQKRAYSEHTLDHRAKRLIEILREL is encoded by the coding sequence ATGACCATTCTTTTCGTCGCACCTTACTTTGGTCCTGTGCACAGTTCGGGGCGGTTGTGGGTAAAGGCGTTGAGGAAGTTGGGACACGAGGTGACGGTGTTTGATTACCGGCAGGCGGTCATCCCGGAACGGATTTATTCCAAAATTCGGGGCGGGCGACGAGTTCAACGGTTGTTGATGCAATTTAAGTTGCTCCAAATCGCCACAAGACGCCGTTACGACCTCATCTTTGTCCTGAAGGGCGAAACGATCTACCCGCAAACCCTCTGTCGCATCCGTGAACACAACAAAGGGTTGCTCATCAATTGGATGGGTGACGACCCGATGAACTTCCCCAATATTCGCGCATCGCTCGGCTTCTACGACATCTTTTTCACAATAGACCGAGGTTGGGTTCAGAAGGTGCAAGCGTTGGGCTATCGGGCTGAGCATTTGCCTTATGGTTGTGACCCAGAGGTTCACAAAAAAGTTTCGCTCTCGCCCATGGAGCGTAAAGAGTTTGAGGCTGACCTTTGCTATGTCGGTCGTCTAGACGACCGTGGAACCATGTTGGGGAAATTAGCCATCAATAGTTACCGGATGAAAGTTTGGGGCTACGGTTGGGAACGAACGCCCGTTCAATCGCTTAGACCTTATGTGGTAGGAAGCGCTTTGGACGAAACAGGCATGGTCAAAGCCTTCAATGCCGCCCGCACCGTTTTGAACCTTCAACCAACACAACTCATTACAGGTGTAAATTTCAAAACTCATGAGATTGCAGGTTGTGGTGCATTCCAACTTACGGACTTCAAGCCTGAACTGCCCGAGATGTATGAGCCGGGCAAAGAGATTGTTTACTTCCGGTCGTTTGAAGAGTTGAAGGAACTGATTGACCGCTACTTACGGGACGAAAGGGAGCGCCGCCGAATTGCGGAAGCCGCTCAAAAACGCGCTTATTCCGAACACACTTTAGACCATCGGGCTAAGCGGTTGATAGAGATTTTAAGGGAACTATGA
- the epsD gene encoding Putative glycosyltransferase EpsD: protein MRLLFLIHGYPPDVIGGHEIRCQRTVEGLRQRGHDVLVLTTYRRENGLRKEGHVWRLLRSKWSEDPQRTAFKWVFVYRHNVKVYRQVLAEFQPDIICRWGLNWCTAAFVNYVHETAPVPVVVFVGGGIPAVPDDLWFHFCRTPAKGIVANLLKKALVRLASFWIPTEPKPITYDTVTFNSRFVRDWCMEREGWQVKRPIVIYGGVEISRYFPRSSESYHNNPPRFLFAGRIDPEKDPLTCLKAVTKLAQKGLPVKFTLAAGVSLHPDYEKQVFQRAIELDGFVQVRHNVPPSEMPKVLSEHDVFVFSSQIDWWPNALLEAMAAGLAVIATRCGGPDEILVDGENCLIFPFGDADALAERMEQLIHDPSLVIKLGQNARKLVEERFTLERYLDETEALLESVRRKS, encoded by the coding sequence ATGCGCCTTCTCTTCCTCATTCATGGCTACCCACCGGATGTCATCGGAGGGCATGAAATTCGTTGCCAACGGACTGTTGAGGGTTTGCGGCAGCGGGGGCACGATGTTTTGGTGCTCACGACTTATCGGCGGGAAAACGGTCTCCGCAAAGAGGGACATGTCTGGCGCCTTTTGCGCTCCAAATGGTCGGAAGACCCGCAACGAACAGCGTTCAAATGGGTCTTCGTCTACCGGCACAATGTCAAGGTCTATCGGCAAGTCCTCGCCGAATTTCAGCCTGACATCATTTGCCGCTGGGGTTTGAATTGGTGCACCGCTGCCTTCGTTAACTATGTCCATGAAACTGCTCCTGTGCCTGTCGTCGTGTTCGTCGGTGGTGGCATTCCTGCCGTTCCAGACGACTTGTGGTTCCACTTTTGCCGAACCCCTGCAAAAGGAATTGTCGCTAACTTGCTCAAAAAGGCGCTCGTGCGGTTGGCTTCATTTTGGATTCCCACAGAACCTAAGCCCATCACTTACGACACCGTGACTTTCAATAGCCGATTCGTCAGAGACTGGTGCATGGAGCGAGAAGGTTGGCAGGTGAAGCGACCAATAGTCATTTACGGTGGGGTGGAAATCAGTCGCTATTTTCCTCGGTCATCGGAGAGTTACCATAATAATCCGCCTCGTTTTTTATTTGCGGGTAGGATAGACCCAGAGAAAGACCCTCTGACTTGCCTAAAAGCGGTTACTAAATTGGCACAGAAAGGATTGCCTGTCAAATTTACCCTTGCGGCAGGGGTAAGCCTTCACCCAGACTACGAAAAACAAGTGTTTCAACGAGCGATTGAACTTGACGGATTTGTGCAAGTAAGGCACAATGTGCCGCCGTCTGAAATGCCGAAAGTGTTGAGCGAACATGATGTGTTTGTTTTCTCATCACAAATTGACTGGTGGCCAAATGCCCTTTTAGAGGCGATGGCAGCAGGGTTGGCAGTTATTGCAACCCGCTGCGGTGGACCTGACGAAATCTTGGTTGACGGTGAAAACTGCTTGATTTTTCCTTTCGGTGATGCTGACGCGTTAGCCGAGCGGATGGAGCAACTTATACATGACCCATCGTTGGTCATCAAACTCGGTCAAAACGCCCGAAAACTTGTGGAAGAGAGGTTCACTTTAGAGCGGTATTTGGACGAGACGGAAGCGTTGCTGGAAAGCGTGCGGCGTAAATCGTAA
- the hspA_1 gene encoding Spore protein SP21, producing the protein MAKLARWQPFATDLDRWFDEVDRAFDRMLARFFRDLRWDWDRGRQWLPPMEVAETADAYIVRLEVPGVRPEDIEVTLQDGVLTVRGKRERHDEQKGETYHLVERAYGEFVRSLELPGTVKEDAIEATYKDGILELRLPKSEESKPRRIAVKAA; encoded by the coding sequence ATGGCAAAACTGGCACGCTGGCAACCCTTCGCGACCGACCTTGACCGTTGGTTTGACGAAGTTGACCGAGCGTTTGACCGCATGCTGGCGCGGTTCTTCCGCGACCTGCGCTGGGATTGGGATCGGGGGCGGCAATGGTTGCCGCCAATGGAGGTTGCAGAAACGGCGGACGCCTATATCGTGCGACTGGAAGTGCCCGGCGTTCGCCCTGAAGACATTGAAGTGACGCTGCAGGACGGCGTCCTGACCGTGCGGGGCAAGCGGGAACGGCACGATGAACAAAAGGGTGAAACCTACCACTTGGTGGAGCGCGCATACGGTGAGTTCGTCCGTTCCTTGGAGTTGCCCGGCACGGTGAAAGAGGACGCCATTGAGGCGACCTACAAGGACGGTATCTTGGAGTTGCGCTTGCCAAAGAGCGAGGAAAGCAAGCCCCGCCGCATCGCGGTGAAAGCCGCCTGA
- the tuaC gene encoding Putative teichuronic acid biosynthesis glycosyltransferase TuaC translates to MRLLVLSSHLFPNYKNPNAGSFVVEQVRHLSKHCDITVFVPHPWVPPFFDKLSAKWRRYKTLPFEETIAGVRVLHPRRIVLPKINSWVWMTFSVALSYWHCLRTADLPNCRPADFDIVEGQFAIPDGFAAAWLGQKFGKPSVVHVHGTDVHTIPNESRLQKRLVRWTISHADAVRAVSGDLAKQAKELMETGKRGNGETGKIWVVPNGVDVDKFSMMPREEARRRLGLDEHKRYLLYVGRLVPVKGLDLLLNAAAIVLKHRPDIDLLLVGDGYERANLQRLAEQLGIAQRVHFVGSQPHDRIALWMNVGDVFCLLSHKEGLPTVLIEALACGTPVVATAVGGIPEIVADGQVGRLVHSRNPEEAATRILEVLDADWDRGQLRQHAMRFSYERVMERLLEMYRSVMSRHPLRATVVRKSKTK, encoded by the coding sequence ATGAGGCTGCTCGTTCTTTCGTCCCACTTGTTCCCGAACTACAAAAATCCAAACGCCGGTTCATTTGTCGTGGAGCAGGTTCGGCACCTTTCAAAGCATTGCGACATCACCGTTTTTGTGCCTCACCCTTGGGTTCCACCGTTCTTTGACAAACTGAGTGCCAAATGGCGGCGATACAAAACCTTGCCGTTTGAAGAGACGATTGCTGGTGTCAGGGTGCTTCACCCACGCCGGATTGTCTTGCCTAAAATCAATTCGTGGGTCTGGATGACTTTCTCCGTTGCGCTCAGTTACTGGCACTGTCTGAGAACTGCCGATTTGCCGAATTGCCGCCCCGCCGACTTTGATATCGTTGAAGGTCAATTTGCTATCCCCGATGGGTTCGCAGCAGCGTGGTTGGGTCAAAAGTTCGGCAAACCAAGTGTGGTTCACGTTCATGGCACAGATGTCCATACGATTCCAAACGAATCACGATTGCAAAAACGGTTAGTGCGATGGACAATAAGCCATGCCGATGCAGTGCGGGCGGTCAGCGGTGATTTGGCGAAACAGGCAAAGGAATTGATGGAAACGGGGAAACGGGGAAATGGGGAAACGGGCAAGATTTGGGTGGTGCCGAACGGCGTGGATGTGGACAAGTTCAGTATGATGCCTCGTGAGGAAGCGAGACGGCGACTGGGCTTGGATGAGCATAAGCGCTATTTGCTCTATGTCGGTCGGCTCGTCCCTGTTAAGGGGTTGGATTTGTTGCTTAACGCTGCCGCAATCGTGCTGAAGCATCGTCCCGACATAGACCTATTGCTCGTCGGCGACGGCTATGAGCGGGCAAATTTGCAGCGATTGGCTGAGCAATTGGGCATCGCCCAGCGAGTGCATTTTGTAGGCTCACAACCTCACGACCGTATCGCTCTATGGATGAATGTCGGGGATGTCTTTTGCTTACTGAGCCACAAAGAAGGTTTGCCGACTGTATTGATTGAGGCTCTTGCTTGCGGGACCCCTGTCGTAGCGACGGCAGTTGGGGGCATCCCTGAAATTGTCGCTGACGGTCAAGTTGGTCGGTTGGTTCATTCGCGCAACCCGGAAGAAGCGGCAACGAGAATCTTGGAAGTTCTGGATGCTGACTGGGATCGGGGACAACTGCGCCAACATGCAATGCGGTTTTCTTATGAACGGGTGATGGAGAGGTTGCTGGAGATGTATAGGAGCGTGATGTCGCGTCACCCCTTGCGGGCGACGGTCGTTAGAAAATCCAAAACAAAGTAG
- the mdtA gene encoding Multidrug resistance protein MdtA, which translates to MKVRIVMFGLIASVIAALIITSQRQQAQLRQSIAQTQRALQTATPVEVVNPFRRTLRETVRVMGTVKAQADITIASEITGRVIALSVDEGDVVKAGQVLIRLDDSVVRAQVEQARAAYQQALVRYRQALTGSAIPSTQADTDVEQAVAQLEQLQARLRQLQTNRELTYRETDLTVQQAEAAVEMARNRVRELERQLEIIDEQLRNQLQQAEAQKRAAELTLKKLREGARPQEKEQARQQLLAAEANLKNAKLRHERAQKLYADGAIAKADLDEADRALQTAQAAYDAAKAAYDLIVEGTRAEDIAVAEEQLRQAEANLRNAQAAQKQRDILRSQLESARAQLKQAEAQLELAKASQLRRQLVERDIEALQGQIKQLQATLKLAKAGQVRKVTTQQEVQAAKAAVEQARAALENAQAMLQKTVIVAPADGYIAAKMVEVGNTATPGTPLLRLVTAGTLEFEAPISESDFAKVRDGQIAFVQVNTLPDRLLRGIVRKVVSVAEASSRQFKVKVILPVTDRRLRPGSFARGEIVVREIPDALVVPRECVVEWQGKTSVFVAENNVARQRPVRIGMRTEKWLQILAGLTEKDAVIRTGLERISDGTPIRVVGTE; encoded by the coding sequence ATGAAAGTGCGCATCGTGATGTTCGGGTTGATCGCCTCAGTCATTGCAGCGCTCATCATCACTTCGCAACGCCAGCAAGCCCAGTTGCGCCAGAGCATCGCGCAGACGCAACGGGCGTTGCAAACGGCGACGCCGGTGGAAGTCGTCAATCCCTTTCGGCGCACTCTGCGTGAAACGGTGCGGGTGATGGGAACGGTTAAAGCGCAAGCCGACATCACCATCGCTTCAGAAATCACAGGGCGCGTCATCGCCCTCAGTGTGGACGAGGGGGATGTCGTCAAGGCAGGGCAGGTGCTCATCCGCTTGGACGACAGCGTGGTTCGCGCCCAAGTGGAGCAAGCCCGCGCCGCTTACCAGCAAGCGTTGGTGCGCTACCGACAAGCGCTAACAGGCTCGGCTATCCCATCCACACAAGCGGACACCGATGTGGAGCAAGCGGTGGCGCAACTGGAACAACTGCAAGCCCGCCTGAGGCAACTGCAGACCAACCGCGAGTTGACTTACCGTGAAACCGATTTGACCGTCCAGCAAGCGGAGGCTGCCGTGGAAATGGCGCGCAATCGCGTGCGGGAGTTGGAACGGCAACTGGAAATCATTGACGAACAGTTGCGCAATCAGTTGCAACAGGCAGAAGCGCAAAAGCGGGCGGCAGAACTGACGCTGAAAAAGTTGCGGGAAGGAGCGCGCCCGCAGGAAAAGGAGCAAGCCCGCCAGCAACTGCTGGCTGCCGAAGCCAACCTGAAAAACGCCAAGTTGCGCCACGAGCGGGCGCAAAAACTTTACGCTGACGGCGCCATCGCCAAAGCCGATTTGGACGAAGCCGACCGCGCATTGCAAACGGCGCAAGCCGCTTACGATGCCGCCAAAGCCGCTTACGACCTGATCGTGGAAGGGACGCGGGCGGAAGACATCGCGGTGGCAGAAGAGCAACTGCGGCAGGCGGAAGCCAACCTGCGCAACGCCCAAGCGGCACAAAAGCAACGGGACATCTTGCGCAGCCAATTGGAATCGGCGCGGGCGCAACTCAAACAAGCCGAAGCCCAACTGGAACTGGCAAAAGCCAGTCAACTGCGGCGGCAATTGGTGGAACGCGATATTGAAGCCCTTCAAGGGCAAATTAAGCAGCTGCAGGCGACGCTGAAATTAGCGAAGGCGGGACAGGTGCGAAAGGTGACGACACAACAGGAAGTGCAGGCAGCAAAGGCAGCCGTAGAGCAAGCCAGAGCGGCGTTAGAAAACGCCCAAGCGATGCTCCAAAAGACTGTCATCGTCGCCCCTGCTGACGGCTACATCGCCGCTAAGATGGTAGAAGTCGGCAACACAGCGACGCCCGGCACGCCGTTGCTGCGTTTGGTCACTGCAGGGACACTGGAGTTTGAGGCGCCGATCAGCGAAAGCGATTTCGCGAAGGTGCGGGACGGGCAAATCGCTTTCGTGCAAGTAAACACCCTCCCCGATAGGTTGCTGCGGGGAATCGTGCGCAAAGTCGTCTCCGTTGCTGAAGCGTCGTCGCGCCAGTTCAAGGTCAAAGTCATCTTGCCTGTCACCGACCGGCGCCTTCGTCCGGGCTCTTTTGCGCGGGGTGAAATCGTCGTGCGCGAAATTCCCGATGCGCTCGTCGTGCCCCGCGAATGCGTCGTGGAATGGCAGGGCAAAACGAGTGTGTTCGTCGCCGAAAACAATGTCGCCCGCCAAAGACCCGTGCGGATCGGAATGCGGACAGAAAAGTGGCTGCAAATTCTGGCAGGTTTGACCGAGAAGGACGCCGTCATCCGTACGGGCTTAGAACGCATCAGCGACGGCACGCCCATCCGCGTCGTCGGAACGGAGTGA
- the hspA_2 gene encoding Spore protein SP21 has product MAQMRRWSPFAELEAFRREMDRIFREFLGDERAPTTKGWTPLVDIYETPTELVVQAELPGVQPEKVRIELTDDRLVLRGSRDRTPTEEQATYHLLERHYGEFERTFALNVPVDTEKAEATYRDGVLTIRLPKIAPKQAKRIEVKVEG; this is encoded by the coding sequence GTGGCACAAATGCGTCGCTGGTCACCGTTTGCGGAATTGGAAGCCTTCCGCCGAGAAATGGACCGAATTTTTCGGGAATTTCTCGGTGATGAGCGGGCGCCAACGACAAAGGGTTGGACGCCTCTGGTGGATATCTACGAAACGCCAACGGAGTTGGTCGTCCAAGCCGAATTGCCCGGCGTGCAACCAGAAAAAGTGCGCATTGAACTGACCGATGACCGACTGGTGCTGCGCGGCTCACGCGACCGCACACCTACCGAAGAACAAGCGACTTATCACTTGCTGGAACGACACTACGGTGAGTTTGAACGCACTTTCGCGTTAAATGTGCCGGTGGATACTGAAAAAGCCGAAGCGACTTATCGGGACGGCGTTTTGACCATTCGCTTGCCGAAAATCGCGCCGAAACAGGCGAAGCGGATAGAGGTGAAGGTGGAAGGGTAA
- the mdtB gene encoding Multidrug resistance protein MdtB yields MWLTAAAIRRPVLVSMAILALVVLGWRAYQDLTVELYPKVDFPIVTVTTVYPGADPAEVETEVTKPIEEAVSTIANVNHVTSRSLQNYSVITIEFELGTNLDDAVAEVRTRVAAIRSQLPPGIQDPVVTKFDVSALPVLSFGVTGNRPAWQIRKLAEDVIAERLARVPGVAQVVVTGGDQREIQVNLRKDRLAAYNLTLSDVVRALSASNFNLPAGFIRETRQEYLIRSMGKFTSLDEIRNLVIRTGDRRFGLNAPVRLSDVADVVDGVQEKTTLVRLDGKDAVGVSVMRQSDANVVAVADGVKRELERLKRLLPPDIAFAISYDQSKFVLDAIHDVNLALWLGIILAILVVYLFLHDWRGTFIISLAIPISIFATFFVIRFLGYSLNLMVMTGLSLAIGVLVDDSIVVLENIYRHLERGELPEEAAFNGRTEIGLAAVTITLVDVVVFVPMIFMGGIVGQFFKPFAITVATAVLFSLLVSFTFTPMLAAYWFKRRAKEEQGRPPRTLAEKTFAAFDRFWRNLDIVYRRALEVALSNRPLVFVTGNLVLLNVMAFMMPLRLRLVVAGLTLLVSVVGALLARRQWKGFLAIGGTLALLTLLVQITPSFGFLPRTDEGALQIVVEAPPQSSLFNTDRIVRKLERHLLGMKETVSVFTVVGSTTAGGSMGGGDVGPQFANLFVKLVEKNKRSKSDKQIAQELVAWAKRNLPGVTVAVSEQTGSASSMAPVQIELLGQDRAPLIRLASQIQQRLSKIVEIRDIRSSWRPGRPELQIQVDREKAADLGFTTGDAARLVRIAYEGYTQTDDPNMKYTELGEDYPIRVRLVPEERRSPEQILSLPIATTRDGLPITLGDIASVRLGEAPVVLERKDRMDMITITANLAPWASLGNVQQKIQTALADLDTEGAIVNYGGQFERMADSFGRLTGSLKLSVILIYMLMAGLFGSLVLPLSIMLSLPQALVGALLFLMITGKGLMLMSFIGIIMLMGIVTKNAILLIDYTNTLRARGYERWRAVVEAGETRLRPVLMTTLTIFFGVLPTALELGQGAESRSPMAIAVLGGLTLSTFLTLLVVPVAYTLFDDAQQAILRWLRGERHPTPQAQLTR; encoded by the coding sequence ATGTGGCTGACGGCAGCTGCCATTCGCCGTCCCGTGTTGGTCTCCATGGCGATTCTGGCGCTGGTCGTTTTGGGCTGGCGGGCTTATCAGGACTTGACAGTGGAACTTTACCCCAAGGTGGACTTCCCCATCGTGACCGTCACGACCGTCTACCCTGGTGCCGATCCGGCGGAAGTGGAGACGGAGGTGACGAAACCCATTGAGGAAGCGGTCAGCACTATCGCCAATGTCAACCATGTCACCTCCCGCTCCCTCCAAAACTATTCCGTCATCACGATTGAATTTGAGTTGGGGACGAACTTGGACGACGCCGTCGCCGAAGTCCGCACGAGGGTCGCTGCCATCCGCTCGCAATTGCCGCCAGGCATTCAAGACCCCGTCGTGACGAAATTTGATGTGTCGGCTTTGCCCGTCCTGTCTTTCGGGGTCACAGGCAATCGCCCGGCTTGGCAAATTCGGAAACTGGCGGAAGATGTCATCGCCGAGCGGCTGGCACGGGTGCCGGGCGTCGCCCAAGTCGTCGTCACCGGAGGCGACCAACGGGAAATCCAGGTCAACCTCCGCAAAGACCGCCTCGCCGCTTACAACCTCACCCTCAGCGATGTCGTGCGGGCATTGAGCGCCTCCAACTTCAACTTACCAGCGGGCTTTATTCGGGAGACGCGGCAGGAATATCTCATCCGCTCAATGGGCAAGTTCACTTCGTTGGACGAAATCCGCAACCTCGTTATCCGAACCGGAGACCGACGCTTCGGGTTGAATGCGCCCGTCCGATTGAGCGATGTCGCCGATGTCGTTGACGGTGTGCAGGAAAAGACGACACTGGTTCGCTTAGACGGCAAAGACGCCGTCGGCGTTTCGGTCATGCGCCAATCCGACGCCAATGTCGTCGCCGTCGCTGACGGGGTCAAACGCGAGTTGGAGCGGCTCAAACGGTTGTTGCCGCCCGACATCGCCTTCGCCATCTCTTACGACCAGTCCAAATTCGTGCTGGACGCCATCCACGATGTCAACTTAGCCCTTTGGCTGGGGATCATTTTAGCGATCTTGGTCGTCTACCTGTTCCTGCATGACTGGCGGGGCACTTTCATTATCAGCCTCGCCATCCCCATCTCCATCTTCGCGACCTTTTTTGTCATCCGCTTCTTGGGCTACTCGCTGAACCTGATGGTCATGACAGGGTTGAGTCTGGCGATCGGCGTGCTCGTGGATGACTCCATCGTCGTGCTGGAGAACATCTACCGGCACTTAGAACGGGGTGAACTGCCGGAAGAGGCAGCCTTCAACGGGCGCACAGAAATCGGGTTAGCGGCGGTCACCATCACCCTCGTGGATGTCGTCGTCTTTGTGCCGATGATCTTCATGGGCGGTATCGTCGGTCAGTTCTTTAAGCCGTTCGCCATCACCGTCGCAACGGCGGTGCTCTTTTCACTCCTCGTCTCCTTCACCTTCACGCCGATGCTGGCGGCTTATTGGTTCAAGCGGCGTGCGAAGGAAGAGCAAGGGCGTCCGCCGCGCACCTTGGCGGAAAAAACCTTCGCTGCCTTTGACCGCTTCTGGAGGAACTTGGACATCGTTTACCGTCGGGCATTGGAGGTGGCGCTGAGCAACCGTCCCCTCGTGTTCGTCACGGGCAACTTGGTGTTGTTGAATGTGATGGCGTTCATGATGCCGCTGCGATTGCGGTTGGTCGTGGCGGGCTTGACCCTTCTTGTCAGCGTCGTCGGGGCGTTGTTGGCGCGGCGGCAATGGAAAGGGTTTCTGGCAATCGGCGGGACGCTGGCGCTTTTGACGCTGTTGGTGCAGATCACCCCCTCTTTCGGTTTTCTGCCTCGCACCGATGAAGGAGCGCTGCAAATCGTCGTGGAAGCACCGCCTCAAAGCAGCCTGTTTAACACCGACCGCATCGTGCGGAAGTTGGAACGGCACCTTTTGGGCATGAAGGAAACGGTGTCCGTCTTCACGGTTGTCGGCTCCACGACAGCAGGCGGTTCCATGGGCGGCGGCGATGTCGGACCTCAGTTCGCTAACTTGTTCGTCAAACTCGTGGAGAAGAACAAACGCTCCAAATCCGACAAGCAAATCGCCCAAGAGTTGGTGGCGTGGGCGAAACGGAATTTGCCCGGCGTGACGGTCGCGGTGTCCGAGCAGACAGGTAGTGCTTCCTCTATGGCGCCCGTCCAGATTGAGTTGCTTGGGCAAGACCGTGCCCCCCTTATCCGTTTAGCCAGCCAAATTCAACAACGGCTGAGCAAAATCGTGGAAATCCGCGACATCCGTTCCAGTTGGCGTCCTGGGCGCCCCGAGTTGCAAATCCAAGTGGACCGAGAGAAAGCCGCTGACTTAGGGTTCACGACAGGCGACGCCGCCCGCTTGGTGCGGATCGCTTACGAAGGCTACACGCAGACCGACGACCCGAACATGAAATACACTGAACTCGGGGAAGATTACCCCATCCGCGTGCGCTTGGTGCCTGAGGAACGCCGGTCCCCTGAGCAAATCCTCTCGCTACCCATTGCTACGACGCGCGATGGGTTGCCGATCACATTGGGGGACATCGCCTCCGTGCGACTGGGCGAGGCACCCGTCGTTTTGGAACGCAAAGACCGCATGGACATGATCACCATCACGGCGAACTTGGCGCCTTGGGCGAGTTTGGGCAATGTCCAGCAGAAAATTCAGACTGCCCTCGCCGACTTGGACACCGAAGGCGCTATCGTCAACTATGGCGGCCAGTTTGAACGGATGGCGGATAGTTTCGGGCGATTGACGGGTTCGCTTAAACTGTCCGTCATCCTCATCTACATGCTGATGGCGGGGTTGTTCGGCTCGCTGGTGCTACCCCTTTCCATTATGCTCTCCTTACCGCAGGCGTTGGTCGGGGCGCTGCTCTTCCTGATGATCACGGGCAAAGGGCTGATGCTGATGAGTTTCATCGGCATCATTATGCTGATGGGGATCGTGACCAAGAACGCCATCTTGCTCATAGACTACACCAATACCCTACGGGCGCGAGGGTATGAACGGTGGCGGGCGGTCGTGGAAGCAGGCGAAACGCGGCTGCGCCCCGTCTTGATGACGACCCTGACGATTTTCTTTGGCGTGCTCCCGACAGCGTTGGAGTTAGGGCAAGGGGCTGAATCGCGGTCGCCGATGGCGATCGCAGTGCTGGGCGGCTTGACCCTCTCCACTTTTCTGACCTTGTTGGTCGTCCCCGTCGCTTACACCCTCTTTGACGACGCCCAACAGGCTATCCTGCGATGGCTGCGGGGTGAACGACATCCAACCCCGCAGGCTCAACTGACGAGGTGA
- a CDS encoding putative S-adenosylmethionine-dependent methyltransferase codes for MPCVWYHYRRADSVNWVDWWAEEFEQISLEEDTKRVKESEIYSFVLRHLPANGVVLEGGCGKGGWVKAISEGGLKVLGLDFAFPLVHSIHSSDPTLNAVQGDVAVLPLKDNSLTVYLSFGVVEHFPDGPEKAIMEAWRVLRPNGILLVSVPYYNFVRRFWMPLDRVIQGLKGNATIRELFRRPLRYAVFYQYGFGFSEFKSILQRCGFQVIDHTFYDFRYGLFRDSRWLSRVLSPSLQEILAKFLARIYPALCAHMVLFAAKKVNRYC; via the coding sequence ATGCCATGCGTTTGGTATCATTACCGGCGCGCAGATTCTGTTAACTGGGTTGATTGGTGGGCAGAAGAATTTGAGCAAATAAGCCTTGAGGAAGACACCAAGCGTGTCAAGGAGAGCGAAATTTACTCTTTCGTGCTAAGGCACTTGCCTGCTAATGGTGTCGTATTAGAAGGGGGATGTGGCAAAGGCGGTTGGGTGAAAGCAATCTCTGAGGGAGGGTTGAAAGTTTTGGGATTAGACTTTGCTTTCCCGCTCGTTCATTCTATTCACTCCTCTGATCCCACTTTGAACGCAGTTCAAGGGGATGTGGCAGTGCTGCCTCTCAAAGATAATAGCCTAACAGTGTATCTCTCTTTTGGCGTCGTTGAACACTTCCCCGATGGTCCAGAAAAAGCCATCATGGAAGCGTGGAGGGTGCTTCGCCCTAATGGTATTTTGCTGGTTTCTGTGCCTTACTACAACTTCGTCCGGCGGTTTTGGATGCCTTTGGACAGAGTAATCCAAGGGTTAAAAGGCAATGCCACTATTCGCGAACTCTTCCGCCGTCCGCTTCGTTATGCCGTGTTTTACCAATATGGCTTTGGGTTTTCTGAATTCAAAAGCATTTTGCAGCGGTGCGGCTTCCAAGTAATTGACCACACATTCTATGACTTCCGCTACGGACTCTTTCGTGATAGTCGGTGGCTGTCACGAGTTCTTTCTCCGTCGTTGCAGGAGATTTTAGCCAAATTTTTGGCAAGGATTTACCCCGCCCTATGTGCCCATATGGTTTTGTTTGCTGCTAAAAAGGTGAATCGCTATTGCTGA
- the epsH gene encoding Putative glycosyltransferase EpsH, with product MQLPFVSVVVPTYNRVGLLLQLLESLPKQTYPKDRFEVVIVDDGSTDETEQVFRAFAQTAPFSVVYLRQPRKGPAAARNLGIRHSRGEIVAFADSDVTVAEDWITNAVKYFENGVDGVEGKTEPRGGETPFAHRAHNLKGGQFLT from the coding sequence ATGCAATTACCTTTCGTTTCGGTTGTTGTGCCTACTTACAACCGCGTTGGGCTTCTTTTACAACTTTTGGAGAGCCTGCCCAAACAAACTTATCCTAAAGATCGCTTTGAGGTTGTCATCGTAGATGACGGCTCTACGGACGAAACGGAGCAAGTTTTTCGGGCGTTTGCTCAAACGGCTCCTTTCTCCGTTGTTTACCTTCGGCAACCCCGCAAAGGACCGGCAGCAGCCCGCAACTTAGGCATTCGCCACAGTCGCGGCGAAATCGTCGCCTTTGCTGACAGCGATGTGACGGTCGCTGAAGACTGGATTACAAATGCTGTGAAGTATTTTGAAAATGGTGTGGACGGCGTTGAAGGTAAAACAGAGCCCCGTGGTGGCGAGACTCCCTTCGCTCATCGGGCGCACAATTTGAAAGGGGGGCAATTTTTGACTTAA